In Silene latifolia isolate original U9 population chromosome 3, ASM4854445v1, whole genome shotgun sequence, a single window of DNA contains:
- the LOC141649642 gene encoding uncharacterized protein LOC141649642, with translation MAVVQEIKKLHEKFEKISGVPITMEEDAPDSYADSPFVDEIAKVDLPKKFVVPSMRTYDGTSYPQNHVAFYKQKMLAASIPSGYRQFASSRELEKCSSDLYRITQKSDESLRAVLNRLNKENVYIPRCDVGTVVEAFKQGVLPHSDLYGELSKYPCHTFMDVQTKTLAYIRLEEDKSYMLGGSCNLKDYDKPNRKSSGISNNYMSGPYTKPDYSEVNLTQEQQGLIKRLDNMGLVVRWPRKVDNPNPWRDQTKWVSSIWM, from the exons ATGGCGGTAgtccaggagatcaagaaactccaTGAAAAATTTGAAAAGATATCTGGAGTGCCCATCACCATGGAGGAGGATGCACCTGACAGTTATGCTGATTCACcttttgtggatgaaatagcaaaggTGGATCTTCCCAAGAAATTTGTGGTACCATCCATGAGGACTTATGATGGGACCTCAtatccacaaaatcatgtggcCTTCTACAAGCAAAAGATGTTGGCTGCATCGATTCCAAGTGGGTATAGGCAg tttgcaagcagcagggaATTGGAGAAGTGTTCCAGTGACCTATACAGGATTACTCAGAAGTCGGATGAGTCCCTCAGAGCTGTCCTGAACAGATTAAATAAAGAGAATGTGTACATCCCTAGATGTGACGTTGGGACAGTAGTAGAGGCATTCAAGCAGGGAGTATTACCCCATAGTGATCTGTATGGAGAACTCTCcaagtatccctgccatacctttATGGATGTTCAGACCAAAACGCTTGCTTATATCAGGCTAGAAGAAGACAAAAGTTACATGCTTGGAGGATCCTGCAATCTAAAAGACTATGATAAACCAAACAGAAAAAGTAGCGGCATAAGCAACAACTACATGAGTGGTCCATATACCAAGCCTGATTATTCAGAAGTCAACCTAACACAGGAACAACAAG GCCTGATCAagcgacttgacaacatgggactaGTAGTCAGATGGCCCAGAAAGGTGGACAACCCAAATCCATGGAGAGACCAGACCAAGTGGGTGAGTTCCATATGGATGTAG
- the LOC141649643 gene encoding uncharacterized protein LOC141649643, whose product MDSIKDMTTKFGKLEKFEGVDFRRWQKKMHFLLTALKVVYVLSTPMPEILGDETLAEIQRKRSKWENDDYICRGHILNGMSDSLFDIYQNVESSKDLWEQLESKYMDEDASSKKFLVGNFMNYKMVDSRPVMEQYSELLLVLGQFAQHKMEMIESISVSNIIDKLPPSWKDFKHMLKHKKEELTHVQHGSHLRIEESLRVQDSGKGKGNDVMGSSSVNMMEKGEGFKNKFKGKKRPFNNTNDKSNKIPKGACWICGKTEHLKANCKVGKYKKKKGASTSQGGQGSNEQGPPTNEG is encoded by the coding sequence ATGGATTCAATCAAGGACATGACTACCAAGTTTGGAAAGTTGGAGAAATTCGAGGGTGTCGATTTTCGTCGTTGGCAAAAGAAGATGCACTTCCTTCTCACCGCTTTAAAGGTTGTGTATGTGTTGAGTACTCCTATGCCGGAGATTTTGGGGGATGAAACTCTTGCGGAAATTCAACGAAAGAGAAGCAAGTGGGAGAATGATGACTACATTTGTCGTGGTCACATCTTGAATGGTATGTCCGACTCTCTTTTTGACATTTATCAAAATGTTGAGTCCTCTAAAGATTTATGGGAACAACTTGAGTCTAAATATATGGATGAGGATGCTTCTAGTAAGAAGTTCCTAGTTGGAAATTTCATGAATTATAAAATGGTTGATTCTAGACCGGTAATGGAACAATACAGTGAATTGCTCCTTGTTTTGGGACAATTTGCACAACATAAAATGGAGATGATTGAATCTATCTCGGTGTCTAATATCATAGACAAGTTGCCTCCTTCATGGAAGGATTTTAAGCATATGCTTAAACATAAAAAGGAAGAGTTGACTCATGTTCAACACGGTAGCCATTTGCGCATAGAAGAATCTCTAAGGGTGCAAGATAGTGGCAAGGGTAAAGGTAATGATGTTATGGGATCCTCTTCCGTCAATATGATGGAAAAGGGAGAGGGTTTCAAGAACAAATTTAAGGGGAAGAAACGCCCTTTTAACAACACCAATGACAAGTCTAACAAGATACCGAAAGGTGCTTGTTGGATTTGTGGAAAGACCGAGCATTTGAAAGCAAATTGCAAGGTTGGAaagtacaaaaagaaaaagggtgCAAGTACTAGCCAAGGAGGACAAgggtctaatgaacaaggtccACCCACTAATGAAGGTTAG